The following proteins are co-located in the Plasmodium brasilianum strain Bolivian I chromosome 11, whole genome shotgun sequence genome:
- a CDS encoding hypothetical protein (conserved Plasmodium protein), with the protein MKPSFLVVIIALVRSCISYLIKKNSTLGYTYYNVLEKNLKRKNRHTISSNISSNISSSIDSSISSSIDSNSSSSISSNISSSISSNSSSNISSSISSNSSSSIDRNSNSRHVNKNETKSTYLNDHIKEPDAGNNNYREENKKRCKFLNAVKEEDYNYLYFYHIFKKVNMIKKEKYIYNPTKYESVRSYIKRELKECLDINTSSYIFKISEYYSKSILDVSVYVNEIVNILSFFTFTSSCNLQYEENLSKSNFDAATNYANYEYVQNVMDTSISDKDDDSSSDNSKDNSNFDNNNNSHMNESSSTYFDQTDSYNYPHEENLTDEELQEGEKFDEMDNSNNFPEFLNCSGEKGEIDFSDNYPRNLYDEEKIKEIKEKFTNHLYAEDIEAHISDQRSNRRESAIDQNVSGKKVRGKIESPRSESDPDDSGENLLKTLNEKRDNAKIRRVINKDDKYKSFCMYFFRLVDSISGLFCCIGKRKKREEVYNYLKNFKVREKIKNYTLNDIKFTTAFMIYIIRLTKHKDANFICSLKKLKEYKEEDIKEIFLNCLHDNLLDLDYLKNLESEFNIKEKKKKTLTSHIFFNNNADEVDKTVESSNIITRSVSRQVNFDNLRKLEDDYKVLLKKHSAERKIRKMVKYDESDVKSIITELLKKNVFDNRNNINVNKKNKNKKNKTITNALLPIDIYEIEEQRIHEVLKKRYNKTTIDRNTVNGLIKKINEVLDIYNVNINIKLMNTQEESSGAQEVYLDDVNEGRRYKTNEPSEQYEIDNERNCSSSHIKMSNSDEGQILSANPLNKEEEHECKVVDFSELSLSGLKKYISYKRSKELAKVHSSSSSNERAAVVADEGVVADKGVVADEAVVADEAVVADKEEEDDVLKYFDITQKQDSITFEINASVLENEFKLANDEKFRRSFMDTSNGVQQVRYTPQLTDQAKGLWTDANLGQGISQEICDNLDEELEKIDRTVYQGMREEAGIADEEGIVADEEGIVADEEGIVADEEGIVADEEGIVVDEEGRVADDEGRVADEEGIVVDEEGRVADDEGRVADEEGIVTDDEGRVADEEGIVVDEEGRVADDEGRVADEEGIVADEEGRVANEEGRVADEEGIVADEEGIVTDDEGRVADEEGIVVDEEGRVADEEGRVADEEGRVADEEGEEDFDEELNDDIDDEADDEADDTIDYETDDWIDEEAAHKKKINKGSSEEERLKQFFLCKEKAKYRYIFENVYYKNFMEKIKLLLLILKNENKSKVIVCAEEEERNLIKMKCKIEKVEYDNMLNILKNIKHYIEKERRYEHSCFIFMNEIKNTLELRSIFGSLSEDMDKNNIITFYHFAENVQRSLVHKKLFYALTKNEDNYLFYLKSKNKDDKNKISNMKKDAMNSKNDDKMNNHHLFVPYHKKKKKKKMSKSEENWLSFRRRTLKKIDEMKKKAELIKKRKMEKREKKVKRVVAMLKSKKHTK; encoded by the coding sequence atgAAACCAAGTTTCCTCGTTGTTATCATCGCTCTTGTAAGATCATGTATAAGTTACCTTATTAAGAAAAACAGTACCTTAGGATACACATATTACAACGTccttgaaaaaaatttaaagaggAAAAATCGCCATACTATTAGCAGCAATATTAGCAGCAATATTAGCAGCAGTATTGACAGCAGTATTAGCAGCAGTATTGACAGCAATAGTAGCAGCAGTATTAGCAGCAATATTAGCAGCAGTATTAGCAGCAATAGTAGCAGCAATATTAGCAGCAGTATTAGCAGCAATAGTAGCAGCAGTATTGACAGAAATAGTAACAGCCGacatgttaataaaaatgaaacaaaaagtaCATACTTAAATGACCACATAAAAGAACCGGATGCAGGGAATAATAATTACAgagaagaaaataagaagCGATGCAAGTTTTTAAATGCAGTAAAAGAAGAAGActacaattatttatatttttatcatatatttaaaaaagttaatatgatcaagaaagaaaaatatatatacaatccAACAAAATATGAATCAGTCAGGTCGTATATAAAAAGAGAGTTAAAAGAATGCCTAGATATTAACACctcttcttatatttttaaaatttctgaGTATTACTCCAAGAGTATTTTAGACGTTTCAGTATATGTCAATGAAATTGTAAACATTCTCAGCTTCTTTACCTTTACCAGTTCATGTAATTTGCAGTATGAAGAAAATTTATCAAAATCGAATTTCGATGCTGCTACGAACTATGCCAATTATGAGTATGTACAGAATGTAATGGATACTAGTATTTCGGATAAAGATGATGACAGTTCAAGTGATAATTCAAAGGATAACTCAAATTttgataacaataataatagtcaTATGAACGAAAGTTCTTCCACTTATTTTGATCAAACAGACAGTTATAATTATCCCCATGAAGAAAACCTAACTGACGAAGAACTGCAAGAAGGTGAAAAATTTGACGAAATGGATAACTCAAATAATTTTCCAGAATTCCTGAACTGTTCAGGTGAAAAAGGTGAAATTGATTTTTCCGATAATTACCCACGCAATTTATATgatgaggaaaaaataaaagaaataaaagaaaagttcACTAACCATCTGTATGCAGAAGATATAGAAGCACACATTTCGGACCAAAGAAGCAATAGAAGAGAAAGCGCGATCGATCAAAATGTAAGCGGCAAAAAGGTAAGGGGAAAAATTGAGAGCCCCAGAAGTGAGAGCGACCCAGATGATAGTGGAGAGAACCTCCTCAAAACGTTGAATGAAAAAAGGGATAACGCAAAAATACGCAGAGTAATAAACAAAGACGACAAATACAAATCATTTTGTATGTACTTTTTCCGACTTGTTGATTCGATTAGTGGCTTGTTTTGCTGTattggaaaaagaaaaaaaagagaagaagtTTACAactatttgaaaaattttaaagtaagagaaaaaataaaaaattatactttaaatgatataaaatttaccaccgcttttatgatatatataattaggCTAACAAAACATAAAGAcgctaattttatttgttcattaaaaaaattaaaagaatataaagaaGAGGATATTAAAGAGATTTTTCTCAACTGTTTACATGATAATCTTTTAGATTTAGATTACTTGAAAAATTTAGAGTCTGAATTTAATAtcaaagagaagaaaaaaaaaacattaacaagtcatattttttttaataataatgcagATGAGGTGGATAAGACTGTAGAAAGTAGCAATATTATAACAAGAAGTGTAAGCAGACAAGTAAACTTCGATAATTTAAGGAAATTAGAAGACGATTATAAAGTATTGCTAAAGAAACATTCAGCAGAAcgaaaaattagaaaaatggtaaaatacGATGAGAGCGATGTGAAAAGTATAATAACagaacttttaaaaaaaaatgtgtttgataataggaataatattaatgttaataaaaaaaataaaaataaaaaaaataaaactataaCAAATGCCTTACTACCTATTGACATTTATGAAATAGAAGAACAACGCATACATGAGGTATTAAAGAAGAGATATAACAAAACAACAATAGATAGAAACACTGTCAAtggtttaataaaaaaaattaatgaagtacttgatatatataatgttaatataaacataaaattaatgaacaCACAGGAAGAGAGCAGCGGCGCACAGGAGGTCTACTTAGATGATGTAAATGAAGGACGTCgatataaaacaaatgaacCTTCCGAACAGTATGAAATAGACAATGAGCGTAATTGTAGCAGTAGTCATATTAAAATGAGCAATTCTGATGAAGGGCAAATTTTAAGTGCGAATCCCCTAAACAAGGAGGAAGAACATGAATGTAAGGTTGTAGACTTCAGTGAGTTATCTCTGTCTgggttaaaaaaatatatatcgtATAAAAGGAGTAAAGAGTTAGCAAAGGTACATAGTAGTTCCAGCTCAAATGAAAGGGCAGCAGTAGTAGCAGACGAAGGAGTGGTAGCAGACAAAGGGGTGGTAGCAGATGAAGCAGTAGTAGCAGACGAAGCAGTAGTAGCAGATAAAGAGGAAGAAGACGACGTTTTGAAATATTTCGATATAACACAAAAACAAGATTCAATTACATTCGAAATTAATGCATCTGTTTTAGAGAATGAATTTAAGTTAGCCAATGATGAAAAGTTTAGGCGATCTTTTATGGATACCTCTAATGGGGTACAGCAGGTAAGATACACTCCTCAGCTTACTGATCAAGCCAAAGGCTTATGGACCGATGCAAATTTAGGCCAAGGGATAAGCCAGGAGATATGCGATAATTTAGACGAAGAGTTGGAAAAAATAGACAGAACGGTATACCAAGGGATGAGAGAAGAAGCAGGAATAGCAGATGAGGAAGGGATAGTAGCAGATGAGGAAGGGATAGTAGCAGATGAGGAAGGGATAGTAGCAGATGAGGAAGGGATAGTAGCAGATGAGGAAGGGATAGTAGTAGATGAGGAAGGGAGAGTAGCAGATGATGAAGGAAGAGTAGCAGATGAGGAAGGGATAGTAGTAGATGAGGAAGGGAGAGTAGCAGATGATGAAGGAAGAGTAGCAGATGAGGAAGGGATAGTAACAGATGATGAAGGAAGAGTAGCAGATGAGGAAGGGATAGTAGTAGATGAGGAAGGAAGAGTAGCAGATGATGAAGGAAGAGTAGCAGATGAGGAAGGGATAGTAGCAGATGAGGAAGGAAGAGTAGCAAATGAGGAAGGAAGAGTAGCAGATGAGGAAGGGATAGTAGCAGATGAGGAAGGGATAGTAACAGATGATGAAGGAAGAGTAGCAGATGAGGAAGGGATAGTAGTAGATGAGGAAGGGAGAGTAGCAGATGAGGAAGGGAGAGTAGCAGATGAGGAAGGGAGAGTAGCGGATGAGGAAGGGGAGGAAGATTTTGATGAAGAGTTGAACGATGATATAGATGATGAGGCAGATGATGAAGCAGACGATACGATAGACTACGAAACAGACGATTGGATAGATGAAGAGGCCGctcacaaaaaaaagatcAACAAAGGCAGCAGCGAAGAGGAAAGGCTGAAGCAGTTTTTTCTATGCAAGGAGAAGGCAAAATATAGGTACATATTTGAAAACGTGTATTACAAGAATTTTatggaaaagataaaattactGCTACTAATATTAAAGAATGAGAATAAGAGCAAAGTGATTGTTTGTGCTGAGGAGGAGGAGAGAAATTTGATTAAGATGAAATGTAAAATTGAAAAGGTAGAGTATGataatatgttaaatatattaaaaaatataaaacattatatagAAAAGGAAAGGAGGTATGAACATTCctgctttatatttatgaatgaaataaaaaatactttagAATTAAGAAGTATATTTGGTAGTTTATCAGAAGATATGGacaagaataatataataacgtTTTACCATTTTGCGGAAAATGTTCAAAGATCGCtagttcataaaaaattattttatgccttaactaaaaatgaagataattatttgttttatttaaaaagtaaaaataaagatgacaaaaataaaatcagtAACATGAAAAAAGATGCAATGAATAGTAAAAACGATGATAAGATGAACAATCATCATCTATTTGTGCCttaccataaaaaaaaaaaaaaaaaaaaaatgtccaAGAGCGAAGAAAATTGGTTATCCTTTAGAAGAAGGACgttgaaaaaaattgatgaaatgaaaaaaaaagcagaactaataaaaaagaggaaga
- a CDS encoding diphthine methyltransferase: MIKMIKRKYNVKYCCDDICVFPSSTMLKYNDSKFCESFGLTAVSTYQLKTRDKEDEKNEQKKKGKVFLFRLKQITNEDNDTSEIDHLLIYEKDINFSSGVLQSNYLFTNESLLLGSVCVNGFHLSHVKDGTHHQIFATPDEKNNSGLSFDAFNSKPEKICVSFSNGDMCFLVDGNEVQLWKAHEYHVWACTFNGSENVVTTGSDDCSFIIWDLRTANISQINKRSHSQGVTAVKFEDRSHLLYTASYDNKIRTFDLRNIQDPLQIVDVKSSIWRIKFLYKNEEANKLLVAACDGGAQIFKKLNNEFVFKKGVSNDNELTYGIDAIDIWNKKKKKKIYFSCSFYNKEIQMWV, encoded by the exons atgataaaaatgataaaaaggaaatataatgTGAAATACTGTTGTGATGATATTTGTGTTTTTCCTAGTAGCActatgttaaaatataatg ATAGTAAATTCTGCGAAAGTTTTGGCTTAACTGCTGTGTCAACGTACCAACTGAAAACTCGTGATAAAGAGGATGAGAAAAatgagcaaaaaaaaaaaggaaaagtttTCCTGTTTAGACTCAAACAAATTACAAATGAGGATAACGATACCTCCGAAAT TGATCACCTCCTAATTTATGAGAAAGACATAAATTTCAGCAGTGGTGTTCTTCAGTCGAATTATCTATTTACAAACGAA aGTCTGTTGTTGGGCAGTGTATGCGTTAATGGGTTTCACTTGTCACACGTAAAGGATGGAACTCATCATCAAATATTTGCAACTCcggatgaaaaaaataattctg gtCTCTCTTTTGATGCTTTTAATAGCAAGCctga aaaaatctGTGTATCTTTTAGTAATGGTGATATGTGTTTTCTTGTTGATGGGAATGAAGTACAATTGTG GAAAGCTCATGAGTATCATGTGTGGGCATGCACATTTAATGGAAGTGAAAATGTTGTAACAACAG GTTCTGATGATTGCTCCTTTATAATATGGGATTTGAGAACAGCTAACATTTCTCAGATAAACAAGAG ATCCCATTCACAGGGTGTTACAGCGGTTAAATTTGAAGATCGTAGTCACTTGCTGTACACGGCATC GTACGACAACAAAATACGCACTTTTGATTTGAGAAACATTCAAGATCCTCTACAAATAGTTGATGTGAAGTCGAGCATATGGAGGATTAAATTTTTGTacaa AAATGAAGAAGCAAACAAACTGTTAGTTGCAGCCTGTGATGGGGGAGCTcagatatttaaaaaactaaACAATG AGTTCGTTTTTAAAAAGGGTGTGAGCAACGACAATGAGTTAACTTATGGGATAGACGCTATTGATAtttggaataaaaaaaaaaaaaaaaaaatttatttttcttgttctttttataataaagaaattcaAATGTGGGTTTAG